AAATAAGACCATTATTAATTTGGAATTCAATGTAAATGTTGCTCTTCtctgtaaataataaagcaaaattaatgcattttctttaattaatgtacaaatattttttattttttacttaaaactaatattaatatttataataccaaatatattttaaatgaatatatcatagaatttttattcattgtAAAAACCATTTTATGAGTTCTTTAGTTTATTTTCTATAGTATAAAGGAGaaagcatacatatatataataaataaatatgcttATTAAAcatcaattttttataattgtatGCTAACTTATGCATGTCATGTCTTTACCATTAAATGAAGAATAATtcacatttattattttattatagtgCTTAATTTTGGTATTAATAGATTCttacaaaaatgaattatatatatattatattttatttttatatatgattaaactatatatttattttaatttaacataATTAGGATATTAATTTGGTGAATTAAATAtggtaatatattaatattaatatatataattcttttttttttcttataattgtaatattttatatatgtaaatatatctGTAAAAAGCTAAGTAATTATTGGAATTaatggaaataaatataaattttctaaaatcatataaatgtgtggatatttttttatatatacttattatacatatgtatataattataattattaaagacttatatcattttaaaaatgtgatAAAATATACGTAGTTTTTATGGAGAATTACTAATTagtttatatttgtaaattttaattttataataaaataaaatcaaaagaaaatctattatttttatatatataattcataaatacaaaatgttttttttggttaatttattttttactggatatatttaaaaaattattctatttttctttgtaagcttcaattaaataagtataatgtatattattttgtaagtAAATGCTttggtaatatatattatgattaaATATCAATTAcgaaatataattcttttatatttaaagggaaatgataatataaaattaatacatgTTTTAGTTATCATAAAAACGCTTTAAAAGTTAATGTGGTGTAAATAAAACAACACAAGCATGTATTTTTCcttgtaaaaaaatacataggACCTAGGGGAAATAagaaatgtatacatatatagaacTATATGGGGATaatgaaaacatatttaattagaAATCTTATAAATAGTacacatttaattttttaataattttaagtattattatattttattaaaatatattaccctaaaaaaatactatatatatctgGAGAATTTTATTGcaagatatttttttttttattactagtagtaatatatatttgcataattaatttttcgcACGTAATTTCCTGGAAGATAAAATACAAGTGTTTGCCTCATATGAAAGATATAAAGAATTCTGTTATGAGGAGAACGTAAgttatgttatttattattgtaacGATTTAAAAGATGGggatgaaaaatttaaaaagatttttaagaatgtataaatatacctAAAAAAATTGcctagtaaaaataataaggaaGATCTTATAGATcgctttttttatttgcagGTATCTTTTTATCACAGATTGaggaaaaatttaaatactcGTAGGAATAATAATAGGGAGAttagttttattaataatctTCTGATGTAGAGAATGTTatcaatttaaataatttaaggaTTTCAACATGTTGGTTTAATTctgattttaattttaaaacctATAAAGATGTGAATCATTTACATGattatttttagaattacagttttatgaaaagtaaaataagtGCTGTAAATCATGAGGAGAAAGTGTATTTGCcaataaattattcatattagtatattatatacaaactTTATAGGGAGGTGATGAGAGTgtttaatgataataattatgcAGATAATTGTAGggattttattattagtgaAATGTATAACACGCTTACaatgtatttaaaattaaaaagttttttctTTAACAAACTTGATATTGAAATTATAAAGGCAGCTAAAtctaaataaattaattattttgttaaatatacTACAGAaaggataataaaaaaaaataaaacatcaATAATGATtaagaatattaatattattgttttagAAACTTCTATCAAATTAACATGTAATtctttcattattaattCGTTAAATGTTTCTGAACTTAATGCAGTATTTTTTAGTGTGTATCcccttttaattattaatacataactatatatattttttttttctaaaaggTTACCACTATAAATTCATTgtactacatatatattaaactttttttttttaaatattatctcAATTGGAGGCTTAATTTCATAACagttaaagaaaataaatatatatataaatattaataaagaacatacatgttaattataaaagaatgGTTCAACATACTCCAGAACAAATTCATTAAGAAAGATATTAAATATAGATTATTATGTTCCATGATATGCCTCAGAGTTATTGGATATGTAACATACAAAGACagataataacaatattcaaagtacacacatatggtttcatataaaattcaattcagagggaaaaaatgaagaattacAGATAAAGAACATGCAAAGAAGAATAtagttaatattaaattatacgttatatctatataaaaggaaatataattaatctAAAACTTTTTAATGAAGGGAGATACGAGAATAATGCAATTATAATATTGAGAAATATTAGAaggtataaaatatatttttaaaaagatataatttaagaaagtataaaaataaataaagaaaaatatttttaaataaaataaagaaaaaaataataaaaatggaaaacaaataatttgaaattaatacattaataggaagaaaaaaaaaaatctataaaacaagtttatatattagaattaaGGTATttgaaatacaaaaatatttatttttatttcacatttgtattttaataagtaaaatGGAGAATATgatttatagaaatatttaccAAGACATAGAATTAAATATACGTAACGTAAGGCGAATTAGTAGGTGTTTACTTATACGTCatgcataatataattattaaattttatggaATGGtagttaaataatatttggaaaacatatatgtaaataaatgcCCAAGTCTTATAgttaaaactttttaaagaGATAATTTTCTACATAATGAACCTAACGaagtaattaaaataacttaatatataaagtaaatatagaagttttgttatatattgaaGTATCCGAAGAATagtattcattatatatgaatgacTATGTGAGTATATTAAAGTAATGAAGTACTCGATCATATGTATAGGAATGAATTGtatgttataaaattatataatttataaaaaatgaattaataaatagtTTTTCTTAAGATATATGCTATTTTGTGAGAATGCtaaataaactaaaataaatgaaaacaaaatcaTATATTACCTTTAATACATAATCACTATGTTGAATAAAAAGTGATAAACTCATATAAGTGAATATTATGAATGTCTTTTCTATATGATTGtccatataaaaagaaaaaaagctACTAAGggataatatacattttaaaatcatatcattataaaaaaagtataaataataaaaatgaaaaacttGTACAGTTCattcattaattaaaaaatatatttcttcacGTACAACTTATTAGACCCATAAGTAATAGCATagttaatatatgatatgaCATGGGTGTGCAGTAttactaataaataaaaaaatattaaataataaaatttttgtaggatacattttatataattttataattttttttaccgaAATATTGATGtcaaacaaaattattaagtattatatattcatatgatCTTATCcatataacaaattataaaaataaaataataatataaatgataaattatgaaatattaccacgaaatataacataatgcATTTAGGTagatagaaaaatattaagactaatattaaaaaataaaagcataaTTTAACTTATGATATAGTTGCATAACGTAGAAaagaatgaatatattaaaaacaaaaagaaaaagaattcaaaaaattactttttcatttaaaaaaaaattaaaatatttagaaagtgacaattaaaataattcatttatgaAACAATAAAGTAATAAGTTTATTATGAAGTAATAAATATGGTTCTTTTGTTAGACtataattacatttatattaggaataaatatagaattatacaatttcttcataattacttttttttaatttaaaattatctttatatttaatagttttcgttcctttttttttgattaatttttttttttttaaatgtaatatgaaatattttttttatgattcgTATAATGTTTTGTgcgtataataattttttagtttcCATTTGCAGTGATATAAAccacaattaaaaaaattaagatatataatatttttgtaaatatgtatttcgcacaaaagcaaaaattaaattaaaatatatttacgtatatattttttttaaatatatgctttttatggtatgtgtttataaaacaaaagaaataataaacttattttaaaaaattgttctgaaaaaaataaattaatgatTTTCTTAACACattattatactattatattaaaaaatattatatataataattattaggaaatatattttatcagaATATTCTTgaaattattactaataaatCATAGAAATatcaacaaaaaatatttttgatttttttttttttttcttttttgtttttaatcataaacattaatttatttaatgaataaaatacgaaaaaaaagtgtttttataaatttattaatatattatatgcaataataaaatgtatttctaaaatataattcataatattatacagaTACAAAACTTTTATATggattatactttttaaaatataaaatttcataaattataaacCATGAAAATCCCATTTCTTACAAATGTATCTTATTTCACAgaattcatattatattagttattacggaataatttataatggaaatgttcttttattaaaatttaattttttcatttatatttataattaaaaacatttaattatagttactaaattttataatatgcaGTTTGTGTATGTATTTGAAATGCTAAGGAAAATTAATTGGAATCAATAATTAAAGCCTTAAtgcataaaattatatatagtatcTCCATTTTTcacttatattttgaataaaccaataatttagaaatattacaataatgatttctttttattcgccaaacatataataaattattatgaaatcaGTCTACTATTcgataattattttatatattttgaatatttataattattaacgaacttaaattattttaattcgAATTAGATTTTTATAAGTAacaatagaataaaaatttaatagttatttttcattttctcttttgtaaaatacatatatatatatatatatatatatatatatatattttatttagatCTTTATGGAGCAAcgtcaaaaaaaatttttaactaaTGTAGCAACCCTTATTATTAGTTGTACACTATGctattcttaattttttcttaaatgaataaattataatattaataattaacataatggaacaaaaaaataagttgcttttttttaatataattgctgtctttatttttttaagttgggtataatattttaacaatgaTGTGCTATGACAATGTTTTATAagattattttgtattattgaTATTTGACttgttgtatttttaataatacttttcctttgaataaaattatttaatgtttaaataggaaatatttatattttttttttctttttttagaaCACATTTAACATATCTTTGAATGAAAACTGCAAACATcgtaaaaaattagatacaaaaatttatagaTTACTTGCAAAATATAAACGGAATAAGGATTCAAGTGTTGTATTTGTGAAAGTAAAGGTTCCAATTAATGAAGAATATGCAGAAAAAGATGTACTTAACAAGGATGAATTAtcaagaagaaaaaataatcagttatgtaaacatatatataataatatcgGAGACTATGAACTATCTAGGGAAAATAATTCTTCTGTATGCACAAGAAGAGATTCACATTTtggaaaaagaatatatgaccatatatattataaaaatcatGTTAGGTTTGCTACGAATGATGATTTTAAGTTATTAAAaagtagtaaaaaaaaaaaaataaatatgttacgtgctttatttatcatatatctACCCATTGTAATACTAAATATTGCTATGATAGATTTTAGTAATTGGGGACTTAGAGAAATAATTCCAAAAGATTGGACCATAccaataattatattaatatatatattgccTATGGTGTTTATGCCATTGGCTATTTTTATCTGTAAGAAGgttgaaaaatatgataaaatgttatatataaaaagtaaaatgaataataggAAATATCGTCCTTCAACTAAtataagtttttaaaaaaattatgatcatttattttcttagctacatatattcattacaagcataaatataagtacataACTTTTATTAATCCACCTTTAGATAAATAATCTTTTTCATAGGaaacagtaaaaataaacgtttttcattttttgatgaatttgaatgttttaatatttttgaatttgtattttaaattattctttttagtTTGACAAAAGGTTAtatccttatatatatatatatatatatatgtatattaaaatatattattttggaaaaaaaatatatatacataaatatgtttcaAAATAATTACGGAAAGGCATAATAAAAGTAACTTTGTAGTTATCTTTTGTAGTTTGTGTGTGTACCTATAAAATATTgtcttgtttttattattatcatgtTCTTTCTTAAAAACTATTTGTTGATATATTCAAAGAGaagttttattaatataatataaaaaattaattatctCCTTTTTCTGATTAAGATACAAATTAATTGaatgattatatattattgcttattgttgtatattttatttgtttaaatgtacatatgtaaattatatatttcataaaagttattatcatatatttaattttacttaaaacacaaattcattatatgagagctaagaataaattaaaataaaaacaaatcgATGTAACTTATTTTATCAGATTTTAGgagtaatttaaaataatatagagaataattactatatatttatttaactttGTTGTCTATTTTTACTAAACAATTTgtttaatgaataattaaaatgtaacATAAGGcccaaaaatataaaaaacttttatgacattttaaatatcagAAGAAAGAGATAAACatctttttgtttatttatattttattttatgctgTAGATCAggttttaatattattgtgcactaaatattattatattttaaaatttctagtaaatattaaattccGCTTAGTATACTTAACATAGActgttaatttaatttttttttgtttgttttccAATGTTtgcttttaataatattggGAAATATTGAGGAATATTAAGAGTTTTGAATATTTAGTAATTAagaatgtttattttatttatatttattctacaTTTTGTTCTGAATATTTActgaattatttattttatgatgaGTGTGTTgatttttccttctttttgtttttttttaataatcttatattagataaattcaataaattcaattttatttttacattaaataaaactatatatcTCAAATGCGTTATGCTTTAAAAACACATAATAAGAAGTCAGGGTACAAGTCCATgagtataattaaataaaattaaaatgctCTGCCAATATACTCACTTGAATTGTGGTACATTAgaatcataaaatattattaggTAGGAACGTTTTAgttcttttttcaatatataaaacaaatattattgcaagttcaaattaaattcattaaaaaaaaaattaaataaatacaaaaaaagtatttgacaaaaaattagaaaaaataaattattataaaaggacaaataaaaaaatatatataaaaagttaaaaataaaagtttgtacattttatttatgctcCTCTTTTTATTGTTTGATCTTTATCATTTGTACTTAATagaaatgtttatataatccAATTTTGTGGGCTTCTTAATATCTTTGATATATATCAGTTGATATTTTGTAAATCATTTGATGAATGAAGCTCATCTTCTATATTTACTACGTTAAATCTTTTCCTGTCAGAATGCCTATAAGTACGTTTTAAGAAGCGCCTTGGTCGTCTGCGTGTACTTAAATCGGTAAAATCAAACCTATAcctttgttttctttttctatgtCTACGTAAACGTGATCCGAAGGGAGtaaactaatatatatatgaaagtaaaaaacatgtaaaatatgtttatttcacaattacaatattttaagaaaaatatgttataaatattaaataattatgtatacatacagtaaaaaataattttgtatttactttaaaaaaaaggtaaaatataaaaataattcccATTACTAGAGTAACTCCAGTAGAAATACGGACAAAAATgttgtttaatatatttgattcATTAGATGATCTCCTTTTCCTTACTGCTACACGATATTGTTTTAAATCGGATTCATTCCATGTTCTTCCAATCTGAACTTTGTACTTCCCAGTTCTGTCTATTTTTGTAGCAAAATTTCCTTCAACCAATACATCCATATACTCGCAAAGTAgttcttcatatttatttctacCTTTAGATGGACACTGCAGTGTTCCTCTCTCGTCAAATTTCCATCTAATAGGACCAGATGCGTCTTTCACAGGAGGTAcagcttctttttttactgtAATTTCTTCAAAATCCCCTTCTTTACTTTTTGCTTCACGTAGACCTTGTAATACATGTCCTTTTGATGGTTCTCCTCCTGTTTGATCTGCCCTGGACTCTGAAATCGCACTACCTGAAGAGGATCCACTAACAGATGCTCTTGATCCATCATCTACAGTTGTAGGCGCACTTCTAGTTAACATGACAGATGCTGCTAATAAATTACAATGTTGACGTCTCTTTTCACCTGGTGTAAGTTTGTCATTATCTAAATAATAGCATGTTCCATAAGTAATTGTGTTCAAAGTTTCTAGATCTGATACTATAGAATTTAATTCTTCTTCATCAAAATTAGCTCTAATACTGTTTAGCCCATCACAACTTCCTTTGCCTTTAGATAGAAATGCAGATAAGATTTCACTAGGATCAAACTTATCTTTacaacttaaaaaataatggtcGCATTCTGATTTCCCATACCAACAACAAGAATCCTTCcaattgttatatatatcactgATAGATTTAAggtattctttatatttaccATTCGTACACTTATTACAATTTTCACTAGTTCTAATagtgttataatttttaaaataatcataCAAATACTTCTCTTCGACTTTATAATTCAGTCCCTGCAAATTCTTAATATCAAATCTATATGAACAATCACTCCTTTTGTAATGAGAGAAAAGATCAAActgtaatttattaaatttattaataacatCTTCGATATCATTATTTGATGCACCTTCTTTAAACAAATTCCATATTTCTTGATATACCCAGTTTCTATAGTGCGAACAATATTCCttactttttttcaatttatccTTATCAaacacatattttaaaagttttgatacttttttacaaagtgtaacatatttttctttgtgaGTAGAAGTTATTCCTTCAAATTCAGTACAATGTTGGCCATCAGTCACATCTTTAACTTCATCATCcaattctttatatatattatacggTTTTGAATCCTTAAAAATTTCTTCCTGAAAATTGAAagtataaaatgaattattcatgtactaaaatatttcatacaaagatttatttttctcatgTTACATGTGAAAAgtgataatttaatatagtataattatcattatttcaactaaaaatgaaaatatacataatttacaGCTTCCATTTCTATAATTTCCTTTCCCTCTTACAATGTATATACtagattatataattaaaactatatatatatttacgtataaataatgacgacatatttacaattatCACATTTCGagcattttcttttttttattagtaattacatccatttacatatttcttATAGAAATGTtatactaatttattttataaaataagttatAACTGTATcgtttatattaaattaatattgttCATTAAAACCGAAATAACTTTAACATTTATGCGGTATAATTGTAAATAGTAAAAGAGAAAGAATgtattatagaaaaaatttattctctctctctatatatatgtacataagtaattaattgttattatctaattttctttaattgaaaatataaattttaatataaaaaataaaaaattgta
The window above is part of the Plasmodium malariae genome assembly, chromosome: 10 genome. Proteins encoded here:
- the PmUG01_10053800 gene encoding Plasmodium exported protein, unknown function; protein product: MEQKNKLLFFNIIAVFIFLSWNTFNISLNENCKHRKKLDTKIYRLLAKYKRNKDSSVVFVKVKVPINEEYAEKDVLNKDELSRRKNNQLCKHIYNNIGDYELSRENNSSVCTRRDSHFGKRIYDHIYYKNHVRFATNDDFKLLKSSKKKKINMLRALFIIYLPIVILNIAMIDFSNWGLREIIPKDWTIPIIILIYILPMVFMPLAIFICKKVEKYDKMLYIKSKMNNRKYRPSTNISF
- the PmUG01_10053900 gene encoding PIR protein, whose product is MEAVNYEEIFKDSKPYNIYKELDDEVKDVTDGQHCTEFEGITSTHKEKYVTLCKKVSKLLKYVFDKDKLKKSKEYCSHYRNWVYQEIWNLFKEGASNNDIEDVINKFNKLQFDLFSHYKRSDCSYRFDIKNLQGLNYKVEEKYLYDYFKNYNTIRTSENCNKCTNGKYKEYLKSISDIYNNWKDSCCWYGKSECDHYFLSCKDKFDPSEILSAFLSKGKGSCDGLNSIRANFDEEELNSIVSDLETLNTITYGTCYYLDNDKLTPGEKRRQHCNLLAASVMLTRSAPTTVDDGSRASVSGSSSGSAISESRADQTGGEPSKGHVLQGLREAKSKEGDFEEITVKKEAVPPVKDASGPIRWKFDERGTLQCPSKGRNKYEELLCEYMDVLVEGNFATKIDRTGKYKVQIGRTWNESDLKQYRVAVRKRRSSNESNILNNIFVRISTGVTLVMGIIFIFYLFFKFTPFGSRLRRHRKRKQRYRFDFTDLSTRRRPRRFLKRTYRHSDRKRFNVVNIEDELHSSNDLQNIN